ATACAGCTCTTTCGGCAAAGGGAGTGGTAAGGTTGCTTAATCTGCTCTGCTTCGTCGTCATGGCGCACCGCGGATTGAAGCGGGACCGGCGAGGGGCCTGTGCCTTTGCGGGAAAGTAGTGGCGGCCGTAGTGGCAGTAGTAGTTGCGGTAGTAGTGGCGGTCGAAGTGGCGGTCGCAGTGGCGGTCGCAGGTGGGGACCAAAATAGGCAAGAAGGGAAACGAAAGAGTAGGCGAACCGAGAAGGGAAGGGCCTTTCATCGTGGCAAACGCGGGGTAGTTACGCACCGCTGCTGCGTCAATTTTGGCACCGCAAAGGGGGGTACCCActggaattttattttgttggcCCCAGTGCTTTTCCTATGGATGGTCTGCATTTTGGAGTGCCTCCAGGGGAGGGGGCAACGCGGCACACAAGAAGGCGCGCAAAATGACCCCGCGcgagggaaggaaaaaagggaacccccGCAATTTTTCCGAAACGACGCCTGAATTTcctagccttttttttttttttttaaattaaaactGAAAGGAAACTGTACATAATAGAGGTGTAActgttttcccatttttacgaTAAAAatagagaaggaaaaaaaaaaaaaaaaaaaaaaaaaaaaaacatcctcGAGTGAGCCCTATCTTTTTTGGGTGTTCCTTTTCTGCTCTTTCAAAAGGATCCAGAGGGTCAGCCCCCCCACTTACGCAACACCGGTGTATGCACATGAGTATAGTGTATTCGTGGAAAGGTACATTCGTCGAGAGGCTCGAGTGACGAACTGGCCGCCTCCGGACTGCGCATCGGTCAACGGCAAAATAGGGAAGTGCAAGTCGCGACCAGGCGATTTTCCACCTGCAAAAGTGGCTCAACAGGTTGCCTCGAGAGGGGTGTCCCCGGCCAGAACAATTCCCCTCGTTAACCACGTCTCTTTGTAGCTCAGAGCTGCATAGCACACCGCGAAAATTCACCGCTTCACTGCTTCACCGCTGCCCTCCCACGATGATGCACAGGGCGAAGAGCCTCCTCAGCCGAGTGCCTCCCATGAGCAGGCACCCCCTGAGTCGCCACATCAACACCAGTAGCGTGAAACTTAAGATAGTAAAATGCAAGCTGTTTGACATCGGAGAGGGAATTTCGGAGGTGGAAATAACGCAGTGGAACAAAAACGAAGGAGACAACGTGAGCGAAATGGAGACGCTCCTAACAGTCCAGAGCGACAAGGCGGCGGTGGATATAACGAGCAAGTACAGCGGGGTGCTGGTGAAGAGGTATGCTGAGGAGAAGGACGTGATTAAAATTGGCTCGTACTTTTGCGAAATCGACACGGAGGATGAGGTGGGTGAGGCGGCGGAGGAGGTGGTCGCGAATGAGGTCGCGGATGAGGCGGACGGGAGGGTAGACCCAGGGGGGCCACTCTCACCAGCCAAAGTCACACAGCAGGGGAGCAAAGCCCCCACTGTGAAGGCCTCCCCCGGGGTTAAGAAAAAGGCCCAAGAGTACAAGCTTGACGTAGACGCGATAGGAAGTTACTTCTCGAAAGAGGCCATAACGATGTTGGATGTAGAGCTCTACCATCAGAAGGTAAAAAGCGGAGAAATCTCAAACGCAGGAAGTGACTTCAACGGAGAGGTCTTGGAGGAAGTGCCCCTGAAGGGAATCAAACTAGCCATGTGTAAGTGTATGAATGACTCGCTGAGTATCCCCCTGTTTCACTTAAACGAAAAGTACaatgtgcaaaatttgcTAAGTGCCAGAAATGTAATAAAGAAGAGCGTCCTGCAGAAGGACAACGTCAACGTGACGTTAACGAGTGTGCTCATTAAGCTCATCTCCACTGTGTTGAAGGACTTCCCATTGCTAAACTCCAAATTTGATTctcaaaaaaatgcttataCTATTTTTAAGAGCCATAACGTGTGTGTGGCCATGGACACCCCGAATGGTTTGCTCGTGCCGAATATAAAACAGGTGGAGTCAAAAAACGTGGTTGAAATTCAGAAGGAGCTGACGTCCCTACGTGATAAAGCTTTGCAGATGAAGCTGAGCAAAAGTGATATCTCAGGGGGGACCATCACAGTTAGCAATTTCGGGGTCATAGGGGGCACCTTTGCCACTCCAATTGTGTTTGAAAACCAGGCGTGCATAATTGGCCTTTCCAAAATTCAGAAGCAgctgttattaaaaaatgagaagaaagaGCTGACTGCATTATCTGACATCCTCGTCGCGGATGTGATGAACTTGACGTTTGGCGCGGACCACAGGTTCGTCGACGGGGCCACGCTGGCCCAGTTTTcgaagaagctgaaggaggTCGTGGAGGGGGTCACCTCTCTCGACCCGTACGCGGCGTAGTGGAGCGAGCAGCGGTGTGGGAAGCGGTGTGCTAAGCGGTGTGCAAAGCGATGTGCGAAGCGGTTTAGCCGGGGCAGCGTTACGGGGGCGCCCGCCGTTGAGgactcccccctttgggacttcttccccccgggGAAGCGTCCACATTTGCTGTGCACCCTACTACGCAGCGCTACTTCCCTGTGACCGACGGGGCGCCCGCATTCCCCGCCTCACTTCGCAAGAATCGCTTGGCGTGGTCTCTCACCCCAGGGGGGACAACCTCCCTTGCATTCGTTTCCCCCACTATGGGGCGCTCCATGCGCAGCCGCGTTTTCCACAACTATGTGTGAGGGCCGGCgtccaaaattttaaacacaaatttttcaaaaaaaaaggcaaaaaaaatggcaaaagaTGGGGCagaaaatggggcaaaaaataggCCAACTTTACAGTCGCGCACAAGTTGTGCCCTGGTGGGGGATATGCCCTCCCGTCATCTCCTCCCCCACCTCGTTCCAGCAGCTTCCACCCAACTATGCGCAAAATAAGTCGAAAAATCGGTTGCCAAACTTAAACTGGTTCGGGTGAattgtgtaatttttcacCAACGACTTGAAGTTCGCCACGTAGGCATCCGTCTTGATGAGCTGCACGGCATCCTTGACGAGCACATTGTTGTTGGGGGCTATGATCATAAAGGATGGCAAATTTTGaacattaaattttttgcaaacgtAGAGATAGTTATCAAAAGGAAGGCTGTAAAAGTCGGTCCCTTTTAGGAAAGCtatataatcattatatGTCTTGTCAAAAGGGATGTATATAATTTCTATAAAGgggaaattctttttaaaaaaatttattttttggatgAAAGTTACGCAATACCTGCACCAGGATGCTCCAAAAAATAGCCCCAGATATTTATTATCAAAGTAAGACGCatcgatttttttcatttcattattttggAATTGATACAAATGGGGGATGTAATTTTTGGCTACATTTTGTTGGCCCCCATTTAGCTCTTCGTTTGGTGTAACGGGGCGATCCACTTggcatttcattttgttgggGAGGTATTGGTAGGGGTGTGGTGTGTGCGTCACCCTCACTGGTGCTATACTCAAGTTTGGACTCCTCGGGAAAAGGCGGGGGAGCAGCTTCCACTTCGCTTGGGTTACACTgcgaggaggagcaaaacaAAGGTCACGCTTCTCCCGTTGTGAGCTGCTCGGTCAGGAAGGGGCTTTCACGTAATTTACTCTGTTAAGCGGTACACTAGGGGCagttttttcgcttcttctgctttggTGTTCCCTCTTGAGATGAAAGTTGGCAAATTGTTGCGAAGTGTTTTCCACGCGTTTGCTGAGGCGGCCGTGGGGGTGAACGAAGGGGCATTCTTCCACAAAAATGCGGCCAATTTCAGCGTGCATACGAAATGggttacgaaaaaaaaaaaaaaaaaaaggcgccccctatatatatacatatatatatatatatgcacatatgtacccTCCGTTTTGCCAAATGGATGCACAACGGTGGCGCCTTagcgaggaaaaaaggagcaaagttaaaaaaaaaaatttgcaaaatggctcCTTCAACGGGTGTGCGACTGCCCAGGTTGTTCCCCCGTTAGAAAGTGACACATGTATGTGTGCGCGTGGGcataaagtttttttttctttttcttctttttcacctACGTGGGGGAATTCAGTCATATCCGCGCGGTAGGGAGAACCCTACTGCGGGATGAATTTGCTCTTGTACGCGTTTTGGTCGACGGAGTTCACGTCGATGCCGCTTATGTCGATGCTGTTCACGTCGATGCCGCTGACGTTGATGCTGGCCGCGTTGATGCTGGTCGCGTTTATGCCTGCCGCGTTGATGCCGGCCGCGTTGACGCTGGGCAGGTTCTCACTGTGATGCGCGCCGTACTTCTTCAGCTTGCTGTAGGTGGCGCTGCCGGTGGGGGGGGTGCCCATTTTGCCGTCGTAGCCGTTTTCGTCCTGCTCGTAGGGGTTAACTGCGTAGGGGGGGTTCTGACTGCCGAGGTGGTAGGGGGCGAACCTGTTTTCGCTGAGCATGTGTTCCTTGTTTAGGTGCGTCTGCGGGTACTTGTTCCTGCGGTGTGTCACTGGGATGTGGACGTCTGCATAGTGCACGCTGTGGTCGTTCGCGCCTCGGCTGTAGTCCGCCTGGTCGCCTCCGTGAGTTGTGCCTCTTGAGGGGTGGGCATATCGCTGGCGGGGGTGCGCCTCGTAGTTGGTCGAGTAGGCCGCGGCGTAGGTGGGGTGGTCATAGGGGGCGGCGGAATGGGCTGCAGGATGGGCTGCAGGATGGGCTGCAGGATGG
Above is a window of Plasmodium vivax chromosome 8, whole genome shotgun sequence DNA encoding:
- a CDS encoding dihydrolipoamide acyltransferase, putative (encoded by transcript PVX_119310A); translated protein: MMHRAKSLLSRVPPMSRHPLSRHINTSSVKLKIVKCKLFDIGEGISEVEITQWNKNEGDNVSEMETLLTVQSDKAAVDITSKYSGVLVKRYAEEKDVIKIGSYFCEIDTEDEVGEAAEEVVANEVADEADGRVDPGGPLSPAKVTQQGSKAPTVKASPGVKKKAQEYKLDVDAIGSYFSKEAITMLDVELYHQKVKSGEISNAGSDFNGEVLEEVPLKGIKLAMCKCMNDSLSIPLFHLNEKYNVQNLLSARNVIKKSVLQKDNVNVTLTSVLIKLISTVLKDFPLLNSKFDSQKNAYTIFKSHNVCVAMDTPNGLLVPNIKQVESKNVVEIQKELTSLRDKALQMKLSKSDISGGTITVSNFGVIGGTFATPIVFENQACIIGLSKIQKQLLLKNEKKELTALSDILVADVMNLTFGADHRFVDGATLAQFSKKLKEVVEGVTSLDPYAA
- a CDS encoding thioredoxin-like redox-active protein, putative (encoded by transcript PVX_119305A) — encoded protein: MKCQVDRPVTPNEELNGGQQNVAKNYIPHLYQFQNNEMKKIDASYFDNKYLGLFFGASWCRYCVTFIQKINFFKKNFPFIEIIYIPFDKTYNDYIAFLKGTDFYSLPFDNYLYVCKKFNVQNLPSFMIIAPNNNVLVKDAVQLIKTDAYVANFKSLVKNYTIHPNQFKFGNRFFDLFCA